Within the Stenotrophomonas maltophilia genome, the region CTTCCACCAGGTGCAGGCCCTGCTGCTCGCTGCTGCGGGCCTGGCCGCGCTGCTGCAGTTCGCCCAGGGACCGCCACACGCTGTCGAGCTTCTCGGCGGGAACGGCACGGGCCATCTGCGGGGTCAGCATCGCCTCCGCATCGGCGATGCGGCCGGCCTGCAGGTGGTCCAGCAACCGGGCGGCAACCTGCTGCGGTTCGGCGGCGAATGCGCCACCGCTCAGCAGCGCCAGTGAAAGGGCGAACAGCGAACGGCGGGTCTGCATGGTCAGAGCTCCTTCTTGAAGACCAGCACCGCTGCGCTCATCGGCGCGGGGATCACGATGTTGACCAGCTCCCAGCCAAGCTGGCCCTGCTTGTTCAACGCCTCCTGCACGGCTTCGGTCTTCATGCTGCCCATCAGCGTCGAGGGCACTTCCAGGGTCTGGTACGTCCAGCGCTTGCTCATTCCTTCTCCTCCTGAGGTGGCTTGGGATGCGGCAGCCTGCCGGCCTTGCGCAGCGCGTCGCGCAGCAGGTACTCGATCTGCGCGTTGAGGCTGCGCAGTTCGTCGTCGGCCCAGCGCTGCGCCGCGGCCAGGACGTCGGCGTTGATGCGCAGTGGATAGGCTTTCTTCTCGCTCATGGATGCTCCTGGCGGGGCGGTGGGGCGCCCCGTTGCGAGGGTGATTCAGTACAGCGAACCGGCGTTGACGATCGGCTGCGTGCCCCGGTCCGAACACAGCACGGTCAACAGGTTGCTGACCATGTGCGCCTTGCGTTCCTCGTCCAGCTGCACCACGCCGTTCTTCTGCAGTTCGCCCAGGGCCATCTCGACCATGCCGACCGCACCGGCAACGATGCGCGTGCGTGCCGCGATCACCGCGTTGGCCTGCTGGCGCTGCAGCATGGCCTGGGCGATTTCGGCAGCGTAGGCCAGGTGGCTGATGCGTGCGTCGATCACCTGCACGCCGGCGTCGGCCAGGCGCTCGGCCAACTCGTTCTTCAGGTGCTGGGAGATCTCGCTGGCGTGGCTGCGCAGCGCCAGCTGGCCCTCTTCATGCTGGTCGTAGGGATAGCTGGTGGCCATCGCGCGCAGCGCCGATTCGGACTGGATGTGCACGAAGCTCTCGTAGTCGTCCACGTTGTAGACCGCTTCGGAGGCATCGACCACCTGCCAGACGATCACTGCGGCGATCTCGATCGGGCTGCCATCGAGCTCGTTGACCTTCAGCTTGCCGCTTTCGAAATTGCGCACGCGCTGGCTGACGTGGCGCTTGCTGTAGAAGGGGTTGTTCCAGCGCAGGCCATTGTCTTTCACGGTGCCGACGTACTTGCCGAACAGGCTCACCACCGCGGCCTGGTTCGGCTGCACGGTGTACAGGCCCGCCAGCGCGAACAGCGCCACCACCGCGACCAGCGCGCCAACCAGCATCATCAGCAGGTTGGGGGAGCCGGTCGACGCCTTGGCGGCGATGCCCAGCACGAACAGCACACCGCCGAAGACGGCGACGAGCAATGCGCCCGCCAGAGTGCCCAGGCCGTTGAGGGAGGACAGCGACTTCTCTTTCATGGCAGTACGTCCTTGAGGGTTCGAGGCGACGATATCAAATTGATATCAGATGGCGACTACCGTTCGTCGGGAACCGCCGCTGGACCGGCTAGAATGCCCACCCGCCTTCACATCACTGCCGGACCCCTCCATGGCCAAGCTCGGAACCCCCCTCTCGCCCTCCGCCACCCGTGTGCTGCTGCTGGGCTCGGGCGAACTCGGCAAGGAAGTGGCCATCGAGCTGCAGCGGCTGGGCGTGGAGGTGATCGCCGCCGACCGCTACGCCGATGCGCCCGCCATGCAGGTCGCGCATCGTTCGCACGTGATCGACATGCTGGATGCGATGGCGCTGCGTGCGCTGATCGCCCAGGAACAGCCTCATCTGGTGGTGCCGGAGATCGAGGCGATCCACACCGAGACGCTGGTACAGCTGGAACAGGAGCAGGGCCTGCGGGTGATCCCCACCGCGCGTGCCGCACGCCTGACCATGGACCGTGAGGGCATCCGCCGCCTGGCTGCCGAGACGCTGGGCCTGCCAACCTCGCCCTACCGCTTTGTCGATACCGAGGCGGAGTACCGCGCCGCCGTGGCCGCCATCGGCCTGCCGTGCGTGGTCAAGCCGGTGATGTCCTCCTCGGGCAAGGGACAGAGCACGCTGCGCAGCGAAGCGGACATCGCGCCGGCCTGGGAGTATGCGCAGACCGGCGGCCGCGCGGGCGCCGGCCGCTGCATCGTCGAGGGCTTCATCGATTTCGACTACGAGATCACTCTGCTGACCGTGCGCCACGCGGCAGGTACCTCGTTCTGCGCGCCGATCGGTCATCTGCAGAAGGACGGCGATTACCGCGAAAGCTGGCAGCCGCAGCCGATGTCGGACAAGGCGCTGGCGCGTGCGGAGGAGATCTCGCGTGCGATCACCGATGACCTGGGTGGCTGGGGCCTGTTCGGCGTGGAGCTGTTCGTGAAGGGCGATGAAGTGTGGTTCAGCGAAGTGTCCCCGCGCCCGCACGACACTGGCCTGGTGACGCTGGTATCGCAGGAACTGAGCGAGTTCGCGCTGCACGCACGCGCCATCCTGGGCCTGCCGGTTCCGGTGATCCGCCAGAGTGGTCCGTCGGCATCCTGTGCATTGCTGGCGCAGGGCGAAGGCGTGCCGTACTTCAACAACGTCGCTGCCGCACTGCAGGTGCCGGATACGGCCGTGCGCCTGTTCGGCAAGCCGAGCGTGCACGGTCAGCGCCGTGTCGGCGTCACCCTGGCGCGCGCCGACACCATCGACGAGGCGCGCTCGATCGCCCGTGATGCCGCCGACGCCATCGGCGTCGAGCTGCGTCCGTAAGCCGGTAGCGCCGCGCCGCGCCCGGCGGCTTTCTGCAAGGCAGAGCAGCGCGCCTGGCGCCTGGGGTCACTTCACATCCACCCACACCAGGTGGTGGTCGCTGCCGTCGGCAATCTTCGCGTCAGGGCTGTTGCTGGCTGGCCAGAACACGCCACTGCCCACGTACTGGAACCCGGTGGAAGGCAGCACGTAATCCAGTCGCAGGGTGCCGGACTTCGGGCCAAAGTCGCCGGTGGCGTGGAAGGGCGCACCCTTACGCACGATGCCCTTGGCGGCATAGGCGAGGCTGGTTTCCTCACCCCCCGCGCTGCGCGGGGTGGGGTAGCGCAATACGCGTGCGTTCTCGATCAGTTCGACGATCGCCTCGTGGCGGCCATCGCCGTCGACCGGGTCGTTGTTGAGATCGCCGAGGATCACGAAGCGTGCATCCTGCGCCAGACCTCCGCACTGGCCCTTGTCGTCGCACAGCCAGGGCTTGTCACCCGCGGTGAGATACTCCTGCCACAGGCGCAGTTCGTCGTGGTTGCGCGCCGCGTTGCGCTTTTCCGGGCCGTCGAACACCGGCGGCGTCGGGTGCGAGACCAGCGCATGCACCACGCCTGCCGGGGTCTGCACCGGTACATCCCAGTGCGACTTCGACGACAGGCGCAGCTTCGACCACACGGCGTCGCTGTAGAAGCTCTGCCCGCTGCGCGGATCGACCGGACGGATCGCGCCCGGCATCGTGCTCCACTTCAGCAGCTGGAAGCTGCGTACCCTGGCTTCATCGATCGGGTAGCGCGACAGCACCAGCATGCCGTACTGGCCCGGGTGCAGGCCGTAGCCCCAGGCATCGTTGCCACGGCTGCGACCTTCGCCGCCGACCACGCCGTTGTTGTCCAGGTCCAGGCCACTGGGCACGCCGGTGTTGACCGGGGCCAGGTAGCGGTAGGCGAAGTGCAGCGGCGCGCCGCCGCCCGGCTGCGCCACTTCCAGGTAGCGCTTCTGGAACAGGTCGGCGGCGCGATGGGCGTCGTCGAAATCGAATTCGTTCAGCAGCACCAGGTCCGGGCGCACCTGCTGCAGCACGGCGGCAATCTTGCGCGCATGCGCGCTGTCGCCTTCAAGCTCCCGGATCAGGCCGCCGGCCTCATCGGAGTACAGCGACGTGTTGTAGGTGGCCAGGCGCAGCGATGCAGACGGTGTTTCGGTCATCGCAGGGGTCCTGGCAAGAGCAGGGGCCGCAGCGCCACACAGCAGGGCCAGGGCAAGAATCAGGGGTTGGGTGTTCATGCCGCCTATTGTGCACCCCGCCCGGTGTCAGCGGTTTGTCAGCGGCCGTCCAGATCGCGGTCGAAATCGTGCCAGCGACGGCCATCGTAGGCCTCCAGCGGACGGAAGCGGCGCTTGTAGTCCATTTTCTGGTGTTCACGGATCCAGTAGCCCAGATAGACGTGCGGCAGTCCTTCGCGACGCGCCCATTCGATCTGCTGCAGGATGGCGAACGTGCCCAGTCCCCGCGCTGCGTGGTCTGGATCGAAGAAGGTATAGACCGCCGAAAGGCCGTGCTCGGTGACATCGGTGACGGCCACTCCGAGCAGCTGGCTGCGCCGGCCATCGTGGCCCGGCAGGCGCATCTCCAGGAAGCGGGTGTGCGACCAGCTGCCGATCAGGAACTGCTCGAACTCGTGCGGGCCATGATCGTCCATGCCGCCGTTGGCGTGGCGGTGCACCAGATAGCGGTGGTAGAGGGCAAACAGGTCCTCGCGCGCAGTGGCGGCGGTGATCCGCACTTCCAGGTCGGCGTTGCGGGTGGCGCAGCGACGCTGGCTGCGGTCCGGTGCGAACCGGGCCACCGGAATCCGTACCGCCACGCAGGCATGGCACTGCGCGCAGTGGGGCCGATAGACCAGGTCGCCGCTGCGGCGGAAGCCCCAGCTGAGTGCGAGGGGATACAAGCCGCCCAGGCGACGGTCGTGGGGATCCATCACCAGGTCGCGCGCCACCCGGTCCGGCCAGTACCCGCAGGGGTGCTCGCCGGTCTGGAACAGCCGCAGTTCGTCGTCTCTGTCGCCGTGGATCGCCATGGCCACAGCATAGCCCCAGCGTGTCGCAATGAACGCGACTGTCCGCCGGATGAACGGAACTGGCGACCGCGTCAACCGCCGTCGCGGCCGGGCGTTGTTGTCATTCGAGGGTGAAGTGATCACCCCGACGCAACCTCATCCCCAGGAGTGACCTCATGATCCGTACCCCCCTGCTGCTGGCCCTGCTGCTTGCCACGTCCGCCTCCGGTGTCGCGCTGGCGGCGACTCCCCCGACCGCACCGGCACAGCGTCCGGCCAAGCTGGACACCAACGGTGACGGTGTCATCGACCGCAGCGAGGCCGCTGCCAACCCACGTCTGGCGGCCAAGTTCGACGAACTGGACCGCAACAAGGACGGCAGGCTGTCGCGCGATGAAATGCCGCGCGGGCAGCATGGTCGTCGTGGCGGCCATGGCGGCGAGCGCTGGGCCAGGCTGGACACCGACAAGGACGGCCGCATCAGCCGCGAAGAGGCCAAGGCCGATCCGCGCCTGGCGGCACGTTTCGACCAGCTCGATCTCAACAAGGACGGCTATCTGGACAAGGCTGATCGCGAGCTGCGCATGAAGCAGCATCGCGACGCCTGGTTCGCCGCTGCCGACACCAACAAGGACGGCCAGTTGAGCAAGGCCGAATTCGATGCGGCGAAGGGCCCGATGCATGGCGGCCCGCGCCACGGGGGCCCGCGTGACGGCGCCGCACCGAAGCCGCAGCGCTGATCACGGCGCGACGTTCAACGACGACGCCGGCAGACTGCCGGCGTCGTCCGTTACAGGCGACCGCTGTCGAGCAGCGTATAGGCCACCAGGGCGATCACCAGCAGGTTCATCGCGATGATGGCGCTGCGGCCGTACATCGCTTCGTACTTCCAGTTGATGCCCTGCCGCCCGCGCCGCGCTGCGTCGCGCACGATCAAGGGCCGCATCAGGCGCTGCAGCGGTCCCAGGCACTGGTAGTTGACCGCACCCAGGCCGATGGCCATGACCACCAGGTGTACCCATACCGGCGTCTGCAGCAGCACGACCAGCAGTATGGACAGGCAGCAGGCCATCACGGTCCAGGTGTTGAGATGGACGAAGCGCCGGACCTGGGTCCGCTCCGGTTCCGTTTCGGCGTAGGACAGCAGGAAGCGACCGCCCAGGTAGCTGCCGAGCACGCCGCCCAGCACGGCACCGGCGATCGCTGCCCAGTTGTGGGCGGGGACCAGATGCAGGTGCCCCAGCGCCGCTGTCAGCGATCCCATCGCGGTACCGCCGGCTGCGCTGGCGCCGCCCAACCCCAGCTTGCTGCCGCCAATGCCCACACCGGTGCCGAGCAGGATCGCGGCACTGGCCGTGCCGGGCGCAGCGATCAGCACCATCGAGACCACGGTGGTTGCGAAGGCAGCGCTGGGTGCGCTGCTGCGCGCGAATTCGCCGAAGCGCTGCAGCAGTCCCTCGCGGACCTGCGCGCGGGCCCGCGACAGGCGCTTGCGCACCGCCGCATCACTCAGGCCCAGCAGGTCCGCCACCTGCTGCGAGCGCTGACCTTCCCGGTAGTAAAGCAGCAGGACTTCGCGGCTGTCGGTGGGCAGCGCCGAGATGATGTCCTCGGCGGCAACCTCCTCTTCCAGTCGCTGCAGGCGGTCGGCGGCAGTCGGCGAGGGGTCGGCCGCCATGCCCAGCGCAACTTCGGCGGCTTCGCCGCTCAGGGGCCTGCCGCGCTGCGCACGCAGCCAGTCGCGCGCGAGGTTGCGGGTGATCTGCCGCAGCCAGGGCAGGAAGCTGGTGGAACTGCGCAGCTGGTGCAGTTGCTGCCAGCCCTTCACGAACGCTTCCTGCGCGATGTCCTCGCTGGCCTGGCGATCGCCGGTAATGGCCAGGGCGATGGCGGTCACGGTGTTCTGGCAGGCGAGTACGATGCGCCCGTACGCCTGCTGGCAGCCGCTGCTGGCGGCTGGCAGTTCACGTTCCAGGGTCTGGTCGATGCTGGCGGCGAACGTCGTCATGGCAGCGGCTCCTGCAGGGATTGTGTCCCATGACGGGGCCGCGTGCCGAATGTGACCGGTTCGCGCCCCGGCAGCGCCGGGCCATTCCCGGCGGCTTTTCTGTCCGCTGCGCTCGCCGGGCATGGCCCGGCGCTACCGGCGCGTCATTTCGAGGGCTGGATGCGGACCCGCACTTCTTCCTGTTCCGGTGCGGGCTGCTGCGGTTGCGTCTGCGGGGCGGGGGCGGGTGCTGCGGGGGCCGGGCCACCGCGGTGGCGCAGGCCGATCACCAGCGCCACGCCAGCGATCACCACCAGCAGTGCGATGCGGATCCGCCAGGCCCAGCTGCGCCCGCCGCTGCCGGCATCCGGCGTGTCGCGGAACGCGAACTCGGCCGTGGGATGGTCGCGGCGGGTGGTATCGAGCAGGCGTGCATCGCGCAGGATGTCGCGCGCACGCGGCTGGTCGTCGGCGCGTACGATCCAGACCGCTGGATAGCCCTGCGTGTTGCCCAGGTCGGTATAGCTGAACTGGCCGCGGCGCCGGGTCTTGTACGAGCGCCCATTGGTCACCTTCACTTCGATGCCATGGCTGCGCAGGAGCTCGGCCACGCCCTCGACGGTTTCCACACGCTGGCTGCTGAAGATCTGACGCATCGGATCAGTCCTTGGCCGGCACGGCGGCCGCTGCAGTCTGGTCGGGAACCACGCGGATCAGGCCCTCCTGCGCCGTGCTGGCCACCAGCACGCCATTACGGGTGAAGAACTGGCCGCGGGCGAGGCCGCGCGAATCCTGCGCACTGGGGCTGTCCAGCGAATAGAGCAGCCAGTCGTCGGCGCGGAACGGGCGGTGGAACCAGATCGCGTGGTCGAGCGAGGCCATCTGCACGTGCGGATGGTAGTAGCTGATGCCGTGCGGGAAGGTCGCCGTGCCCAGCAGATGGAAGTCGGACGCGTAGGCCAGCAGCGCCTGGTGCAGCTCGGGGGCATCGCCGACCGGTTCGCTCAACCGCATCCAGACCTGGTGATAGGGCGGGCGCTTGGGCGGATTCAGTTCGTCGCGGGGATAGACGTGGCGGAACTCGAACGGGCCACCGCGCGAGAGCCAGCGCTGCACTTTGATCGGCAGCCGCTCCAGCACTTCGGCCGGCAACGGGCGGTTCGGCTCGATGTCTTCCGGTTGAGGCACTTCGGGCATCTTGTGCTGATGCTCGGCACCGGTCTCCGCCTGCTGGAACGAGGCAGCACAGAAGAAGATCACCTTGCCATGCTGGATCGCGGTCACCCGGCGCACGGAGAAGCTGCCGCCATCGCGGGTGCGGTCCACGTCGTAGACGATCGGATGGTCGATGTTGCCGGCCCGCAGGAAATACGCGTGCAGCGAATGCACATGGCGCCCGTTGTCGACCGTGGCCTGGGCGGCGGCCAGCGCCTGGCCCAGCACCTGCCCGCCGAACACGTACTTGGTGCCGATGTCGCGGCTTTGTCCGCGGAACAGGTTGTCCTCCAGCCGCTCCAGGGTGAGCAGGTCGATCAGCTCGGAGACGACGGGTTCGGGCGTGTCGTTCAAGGGGGCGGCCACAACAATGAAGAGGCCTTGATTATACCGGTCCGGGGTCGGATCCCTTTCGCATTGCAGAAGGGGGCTGACCCCAGAGCGCGGAGACCGTTACTTGCCCAGCCGCGCCACCAGCGCCTGCAGGGCATTCTGTGCGTCCGGGGCGAACCAGGCCTCTACGAACCGGTCCAGCTGGATCAGGTCCGGGTGCAGCGCTTCGTGCAGGTCATTGCGGGCCACGGCGCGGGTCAGCAGCATCGGCTGCCGCGGCTGCCTGAGCAGGTTCTGCAGCCAGGCCACGGCGCGGGCGACCACCAGATCGCCCTCGGCCAGTTCGTCGACCAGGCCGATCTGCAGCGCCTGCTCGGCCGGCACCAGGGCGCCGGTGGTGAGCAGCACCCCCGCGCGGTGCACGCCGACGGTACGGCGCAGCAGGCGCTGGATGCCTTCCGGTGCGATCAGGCCGACCTGCACCTCGTTCAGTCCGATGGCATACGGGCGTGCCGGGTCGGCGCTGCGCGCCATCACCCGGTAATCGCAGCACAGGGCGAGCACGCAACCGCCGGCAGGGGCGTGGCCGGTGATCGCGGCGACCACCGGGATGCGGCTCTCGGCCAGCGTACGTACCGCGCCGAAGAAGGCATTCCAGGTATCCAGCAGCTTGTGCTTGTCATCGCCGTGGGAGAGCAGGTGTGGCACGTCCATGCCGCCGGTGAACACGCGCTCGCTGCCGGACAGCACGATGCCGTGCGCATCGTCGGCCATGGCCTGCTCGACGGCGTGGATCAGCTGCCGGCACAGGTCGGTGTCCAGCGCATTGACCGGCGGCCGCGCCAGGCGCAGTTCGCGGATGGGACCATGGTTGATCACCTCGATGAGCGTCGTCATGCTGCGGTCTCGTTGCGAAGAAGGAACGTGGGCGATGATAACCAAACCATTCGTTGGCGTACTGTTGCTTCTGTGTGCGTCCGCAGCAGCGGCGGCGGAATCGCGCTGTGTGACGGTGGAGCAGGGCTGGGTGCGCCTGCCGCCGAACCCGGCCATGCCGATGACGGCGGGTTACGGGACGATCGTGAACCGCTGCGCAGCGCCGGTAACGGTGGTGGGCGCGGGCAGCAGGGCCTTCGGCGACGTGTCACTGCACGAGACCACCGTGGTCGACGGTGTCAGCCGGATGCGCGAAGTCGAACGGCTGCCGATTGCAGCCGGGGCGCGCACCGAGCTCAAGCCCGGTGGCCTGCACCTGATGCTGATGGAAGGCGAGGGAGCTTTGAAGGAAGGGCAGGTCGTGCCGCTGCAGTTGCAGCTGGAGGGCGGTGGCACCGCCAGCGCAACGCTGACGGTACGCAAGGCCGCTCCATGATGCAGCGCCCGTTCCGCCGGGTATCAGGGTCGGACCGGCGTCGGTAGCGCCGGGCCATGCCCGGCGGGGTGGGGCCGACCCGGGCCGGCACCCACCCGCAGTCCATCAGCTCGATGCGCTGCGGATCGCGTCCGGCAGCGGCGCGCTTTTGCCGGTCTGGGTATCCATCCAGACCACCACCACGTTGCCATCGGAGTACAGCTTCGACTCGTCCTGCTGGTCGACGATGCGATGACCGATGGTGACGCTGCTGTTGCCCAGGCGCTCGACGAACAGTTCGACCAGGATGTCGTTGGGCCACACGATCGGCAGCCGGTAGTTGACGTTGGTCGCGGCCACCACCGGCGCGATGCGGTCGGTCATCGACACGCCTTCCACGCCCAGCATCCAGCGCACGCGCGCTTCCTCCAGGTAGGAGATGTACTTGGCGTTGTTCACATGGCCCATGCTGTCCATGTCGCGCCAGCGCACGCTGATCGGGATGCGGGCCAGGATCTTGTGTTCGCTGCTCATCAGGCGTCCTTCTTCTTGGTCGTGCTCTTGCTGGCCTTGCCGGTGCTCTTGGCGGCCACGGCCTTCTTCGCCACCTTCTCCGGCTTCACCTTGCGCGGCGGCCGGGCGTCGGGCTTGTTGGCCACGGCGGCCGGCTGCTCCGGGCGCGCACTGGTGGACGGCAGCATGCGTGCCAGGAACTGCCCGGTGTACGACTGCGGGCAGGCGGCCACGTCTTCCGGCGTGCCGGTGACCAGGATGGTGCCACCCCGGTGGCCGCCTTCCGGCCCTAGGTCGACGATCCAGTCGGCGGTCTTGATCACATCGAGGTTGTGCTCGATCACCACCACCGTGTTGCCTTCGTCGCGCAGCTTGTGCAGCACGCCCAGCAGCGCTTCGATGTCGTGGAAGTGCAGGCCGGTGGTCGGTTCGTCGAGGATGTACAGGGTGCGGCCGGTATCGCGGCGCGACAGCTCCTTGGACAGCTTCACGCGCTGCGCTTCACCACCGGACAGCGTGGTCGCGCTCTGTCCCAGCTTGATGTAGCTCAGGCCGACATCCACCAGCGTTTCCAGCTTGCGCGCGATCGACGGCACGGGCTCGAACAGCTTCAGCGCATCTTCGACGGTCATTTCCAGCACGTCGTTGATGTTGAAGCCCTTGTACAGGATCTCCAGCGTTTCGCGGTTGTAGCGCTTGCCGTGGCAGACATCGCAGGGCACATACACGTCCGGCAGGAAGTGCATCTCGACCTTGATCAGGCCATCACCCTGGCACGCCTCGCAGCGTCCGCCGCGCACGTTGAAGCTGAAACGACCCGGTGAATAACCACGCGCACGCGCTTCGGGCACCTGTGCGAACAGCTCGCGCAGCGGGGTGAACAGGCCGGTGTAGGTGGCCGGGTTCGAGCGCGGGGTGCGGCCGATCGGCGACTGGTCGATGTCCACGACCTTGTCGAACAGGTCCAGGCCATCGATCTCCTTGTACGGGGCGACCGGGTGCGAGGAGCCGTTGATCTCGTTGGCGGCCAGCGAGAACAGGGTGTCATTGATCAGCGTCGACTTGCCCGAGCCGGACACGCCGGTCACGCAGGTCAGCAGGCCCGAGGGAATCGACAGGTCCACCCCCTTCAAATTGTTGCCGCTGGCGCCGCGCAGATGCAGGGTCATCTTCGGATTCGGCCGGTGCCGGCGCGCCGGAATCTCGATCGAGCGCTTGCCGGACAGGTACTGGCCCGTCAGCGAACGGGGTGCATCCAGGATGTCCTGCAGGGTGCCCTGGCCGACGATCTCGCCACCGTGCACGCCCGCGCCCGGGCCGATGTCCAGCACGTAGTCGGCCAGGCGGATCGCATCTTCGTCATGCTCGACCACGATCACCGTGTTGCCGAGGTCGCGCAGGCGGGTGAGGGTGCCCAGCAGGCGTTCGTTGTCGCGCTGGTGCAGGCCGATCGACGGCTCGTCGAGCACGTACATCACGCCGACCAGGCCGGCACCGATCTGGCTGGCCAGGCGGATGCGCTGTGCCTCGCCACCGGAGAGGGTATCGGCCTTGCGCTCCAGAGTGAGGTAGTCCAGGCCCACGTCGACCAGGAAGCCCAGGCGTTCGCCGATCTCCTTGACGATCTTCGAGGCGATCTCGCCGCGCCAGCCCGGCAGGCTCAGTTCGCTGAAGAACTTCAGGGCTTCGTCGATCGGCAGCACCACCAGATCCGGCAGCGGCCGGTCGGCCACGAACACGTTGCGCGCAGCCTTGTTCAGGCGGGCACCGTTGCACTCGGGGCAGGCGCGCTCGCTGATGTACTTGCCGAGCTCCTCCTGCACGGCCGCCGACTCGGTTTCCTTGTAGCGGCGTTCCAGGTTGGGAATGATGCCCTCGAAGCGGTGCTTGCGCTGGGTGCGGCCGCCGGCTTCGGTGAAGTAGGTGAACGTGATTGCGTCCTCGCCGCTGCCATACAGCACCGCCTGCTGCACCTTGGCCGGCAGCGAGTTCCAGGCGGCATCGACGTCGAACTTGTAGTGACGTGCCAGCGAGGCGATCAGCTGGAAATAGTACGCATTGCGACGGTCCCAGCCACGTACTGCGCCGGCGGCCAGGGACAGCTCGGGATGCACGACCACGCGCGAGGGATCGAAGAATTCGGCCATGCCCAGGCCATCACAACCGGGGCAGGCGCCCATCGGCGCGTTGAACGAGAACAGGCGCGGTTCCAGCTCCGGCAGCGAGTAATCGCAGACCGGGCAGGAGTATTTGGAGGAGAACAGGGTCGGCGCGCTGGCGGTGTTGTCCAGGCTCTGCACCGAGGCCATGCCGTCGCCGAGTTTCAGCGCGGTCTCGAAGCTCTCGGCCAGGCGCTGCTTGATGTCCTCGCGCGGGCGGAAGCGGTCGATCACCGCCTCGATGGTGTGCTTCTGGCGCAGCGCCAGCGGCGGCACCGCGTCGATCTCATGCAGCTCGCCATCCACGCGCACGCGCACGAAGCCCTGTGCGCGCAGCTGGTCGAATACCTGCGCGTGTTCGCCCTTGCGATCGCGGATCACCGGGGCCAGCAGCATGTAGCGCTGTTCCG harbors:
- a CDS encoding enoyl-CoA hydratase/isomerase family protein encodes the protein MTTLIEVINHGPIRELRLARPPVNALDTDLCRQLIHAVEQAMADDAHGIVLSGSERVFTGGMDVPHLLSHGDDKHKLLDTWNAFFGAVRTLAESRIPVVAAITGHAPAGGCVLALCCDYRVMARSADPARPYAIGLNEVQVGLIAPEGIQRLLRRTVGVHRAGVLLTTGALVPAEQALQIGLVDELAEGDLVVARAVAWLQNLLRQPRQPMLLTRAVARNDLHEALHPDLIQLDRFVEAWFAPDAQNALQALVARLGK
- a CDS encoding copper chaperone PCu(A)C, producing the protein MITKPFVGVLLLLCASAAAAAESRCVTVEQGWVRLPPNPAMPMTAGYGTIVNRCAAPVTVVGAGSRAFGDVSLHETTVVDGVSRMREVERLPIAAGARTELKPGGLHLMLMEGEGALKEGQVVPLQLQLEGGGTASATLTVRKAAP
- a CDS encoding acyl-CoA thioesterase produces the protein MSSEHKILARIPISVRWRDMDSMGHVNNAKYISYLEEARVRWMLGVEGVSMTDRIAPVVAATNVNYRLPIVWPNDILVELFVERLGNSSVTIGHRIVDQQDESKLYSDGNVVVVWMDTQTGKSAPLPDAIRSASS
- the uvrA gene encoding excinuclease ABC subunit UvrA, which gives rise to MAMDFIRIRGARTHNLKNLDLDLPRDKLIVITGLSGSGKSSLAFDTIYAEGQRRYVESLSAYARQFLSVMEKPDLDHIEGLSPAISIEQKSTSHNPRSTVGTITEIYDYLRLLYARVGTPRCPDHGYPLEAQTVSQMVDQVLTLDPEQRYMLLAPVIRDRKGEHAQVFDQLRAQGFVRVRVDGELHEIDAVPPLALRQKHTIEAVIDRFRPREDIKQRLAESFETALKLGDGMASVQSLDNTASAPTLFSSKYSCPVCDYSLPELEPRLFSFNAPMGACPGCDGLGMAEFFDPSRVVVHPELSLAAGAVRGWDRRNAYYFQLIASLARHYKFDVDAAWNSLPAKVQQAVLYGSGEDAITFTYFTEAGGRTQRKHRFEGIIPNLERRYKETESAAVQEELGKYISERACPECNGARLNKAARNVFVADRPLPDLVVLPIDEALKFFSELSLPGWRGEIASKIVKEIGERLGFLVDVGLDYLTLERKADTLSGGEAQRIRLASQIGAGLVGVMYVLDEPSIGLHQRDNERLLGTLTRLRDLGNTVIVVEHDEDAIRLADYVLDIGPGAGVHGGEIVGQGTLQDILDAPRSLTGQYLSGKRSIEIPARRHRPNPKMTLHLRGASGNNLKGVDLSIPSGLLTCVTGVSGSGKSTLINDTLFSLAANEINGSSHPVAPYKEIDGLDLFDKVVDIDQSPIGRTPRSNPATYTGLFTPLRELFAQVPEARARGYSPGRFSFNVRGGRCEACQGDGLIKVEMHFLPDVYVPCDVCHGKRYNRETLEILYKGFNINDVLEMTVEDALKLFEPVPSIARKLETLVDVGLSYIKLGQSATTLSGGEAQRVKLSKELSRRDTGRTLYILDEPTTGLHFHDIEALLGVLHKLRDEGNTVVVIEHNLDVIKTADWIVDLGPEGGHRGGTILVTGTPEDVAACPQSYTGQFLARMLPSTSARPEQPAAVANKPDARPPRKVKPEKVAKKAVAAKSTGKASKSTTKKKDA